A window of the Gossypium hirsutum isolate 1008001.06 chromosome A05, Gossypium_hirsutum_v2.1, whole genome shotgun sequence genome harbors these coding sequences:
- the LOC107957152 gene encoding uncharacterized protein isoform X2, translating into MDEAKEKGDSVSIVSESSVTVSEIVVETMACEDRIRIKEGGEAGLGNGDDVTVEVLDSHVHIDGGDGGAVQARSIDEAVCGHQEFSKVGLEVNMRTLDSECHAVGGLGSRNEVLGGEARAQNEVNGGVVWSCSNDVVCGRDESDEVGLEGNPSTVDSEGDLAGDLGSRYEVSGGEAKAWTRVLRFSALDSSAGKNAEQSSGINEGGGDLNQAKETGKVGNLDSYELNHGNQKRVVCLSAASEDSGVQTKIVEEAAMAIDEEDLIALDGGQETPISELIKKAANVGVDATSLNVNTLVTAECVPGSEAKDPVYSCQSTGSIAAGQLDEKVSSNMEIDKQGNVQSLKPEPIIDGGEGVGLSTGEAVLAEKQVSDAKEVGFDAEQDVKVEKMGVSPKNRDPSDVSESLGHQMDVFVGSGEVEAAKVDNNVLNQISPAVASDKELQLSGNEDPLAKNVVSEDDSSVEQEMNVEDQVTSDEPDCLEQVEEMEVVEHDSDSDQPTNVDYQTVKQTALKSLSGVKMHQAQQLLSEEEGGFSVSDLVWGKVKSHPWWPGQIFDPSDASKKAVKYQKKDSFLVAYFGDRTFAWNEPSVLKPFRTHFSQIVKQSNLESFENAVNCALEEVSRRVELGLACPCIPKDAYDRIKFQKVENTGVREESSLRDGVDVSLSVSSFEPDKLIDYMKELAESPYSGGDRIDLVIAKAQLLAFYRLKGYHQLPESQFSEEKRLEVVDCATPMDTDGEQKSEASKSRRRSYLKRKHNLKDGLYPSKKERSLSELMSETFDSPDGEIGSDVIGNKPPSSSFGKKRKAIDSSEDSVMQEGRKTSKGSLSTPHFPKPSFKIGERISRAASQMTGSPSILKSSGDRLQKLDGGCETPATCGYDVPIDNLEDAERKRMGILTEYSSLDELLLQLHLAACDPMKGYSSLNIIISFFSDFRDSIVLDRLSRDKAVGQRKKSPNSIIGFSETFEFEDMSDTYWTDRIVQNGSEEQPSVGTDRGQYQFVPVELDKPIQKVRKSRKRYSDTSHDLTAQKPPGYVDEKAPAEIVMSFPEINSVPSETKLNKMFKHFGPLKESETEVDCETSRARVVFRRSSDAEVAYNSARKFNIFGLVSVTYQLNYTISESFKASLYAPTLAEENPFIASAPCGDHALIAPSLGEEASFMVSTLGEETLPIASTFHEEPWFIASTTGEDTLAIPTTLADGASDVATTMYEKTLPVTTTAGVETMADATIIVDKTFTVATTVGEQSLPVFTTIDEQTSTAAASLVDEASFSHLTLSKRTSTLTATLGDQTSSIATFHPEIPSVPATVGEETCSIPAPSAEETRILPNLDAETPIHPVTLAEETPSISRTLGEDTPSVPAASNEEAPVGTLIFSGGTHTLPGKLVPTTLCEETTMPATLGQETPTLPAALGEEAHSIPSTSSDENRGIPTNLDEETPTDPVTLAEESPSIPETLDEETPSVPPTFSQETPAVPPSYSEGTTIPPSFNEETPTVPVTLGPETLTTSTATSEETAKIPATSGEETTSAPVTLHEETLAIPTTLDEGSPTMTTKLDEETPTSPTNLAEETLTTPTSSGVEASTVLTTNSEETSAVSTTTEMETLPPAGAESVEPAT; encoded by the exons ATGGATGAGGCAAAAGAGAAGGGTGATTCAGTGAGTATTGTTTCAGAATCTTCAGTAACTGTTAGTGAAATTGTGGTTGAAACAATGGCTTGCGAGGATCGAATTCGGATCAAGGAAGGAGGTGAAGCGGGTCTTGGTAATGGAGATGATGTAACAGTGGAGGTTTTGGATTCTCATGTTCATATTGATGGGGGAGATGGAGGGGCAGTTCAGGCCCGTTCTATTGATGAAGCGGTTTGTGGTCATCAAGAGTTCAGTAAAGTTGGTTTGGAGGTTAACATGAGAACCTTAGATAGTGAATGCCATGCGGTAGGTGGTTTGGGTTCAAGGAATGAGGTTTTGGGTGGTGAAGCTAGGGCTCAGAATGAGGTAAATGGAGGTGTGGTTTGGTCTTGTTCTAATGATGTAGTTTGTGGTCGTGATGAGTCTGATGAAGTTGGTTTGGAGGGTAATCCGAGTACCGTAGATAGTGAAGGTGATTTAGCTGGTGATTTGGGTTCAAGGTATGAGGTTTCAGGGGGTGAAGCTAAGGCTTGGACCAGGGTTTTACGTTTCAGTGCACTAGATAGTTCTGCAGGTAAGAACGCAGAGCAGTCTAGCGGAATTAATGAAGGTGGGGGAGATTTGAATCAAGCTAAGGAGACAGGTAAAGTTGGTAATTTGGATAGTTAtgaattgaatcatggaaaccagaAACGAGTTGTATGTTTGTCTGCTGCATCCGAAGATTCAGGTGTACAAACTAAAATTGTTGAGGAAGCTGCAATGGCAATTGATGAGGAAGATTTGATTGCCTTAGATGGTGGTCAAGAAACTCCTATATCTGAACTGATAAAGAAAGCTGCGAATGTCGGTGTAGATGCCACATCCCTGAATGTCAATACACTGGTTACTGCTGAATGTGTTCCTGGTTCTGAAGCTAAAG ATCCGGTCTATTCATGTCAGTCAACTGGATCGATTGCCGCAGGCCAATTAGACGAGAAG GTTAGTTCCAACATGGAAATTGACAAGCAAG GTAATGTCCAATCCTTAAAACCTGAGCCAATTATTGACGGAGGAGAGGGAGTTGGTTTAAGCACGGGGGAAGCAGTGCTTGCAGAAAAGCAGGTTTCCGATGCTAAAGAAGTCGGTTTTGATGCAGAGCAAGATGttaaagttgagaaaatgggaGTTAGCCCAAAAAATCGCGATCCAAGTGATGTTTCGGAATCATTAGGTCACCAAATGGATGTATTTGTTGGTAGTGGTGAAGTTGAAGCCGCAAAAGTTGATAACAATGTTTTGAACCAAATATCTCCTGCTGTTGCTTCTGATAAGGAGTTACAGTTGTCAGGAAATGAAGATCCGTTAGCTAAAAATGTGGTTTCTGAGGACGATTCAAGTGTAGAGCAAGAAATGAATGTTGAAGATCAAGTTACTAGTGATGAACCGGATTGTTTAGAACAAGTGGAAGAAATGGAAGTCGTAGAACATGATAGCGACTCTGACCAGCCAACCAACGTAGATTATCAAACTGTTAAACAGACAGCTCTTAAGTCCTTGAGTGGCGTAAAGATGCATCAAGCCCAGCAGCTTCTGTCCGAGGAAGAAGGAGGATTTtcagtttctgatttagtctggGGTAAGGTCAAGAGCCATCCATGGTGGCCAGGACAGATATTTGATCCTTCTGATGCTTCAAAGAAGGCAGTGAAGTATCAAAAGAAGGACAGCTTTCTCGTGGCATACTTTGGGGATCGGACATTTGCTTGGAATGAACCATCTGTTTTGAAGCCGTTCCGAACACATTTCTCTCAAATAGTGAAGCAAAGTAATTTAGAATCATTCGAGAATGCAGTCAATTGTGCTTTGGAAGAAGTTTCTAGACGAGTCGAGCTTGGTCTGGCTTGCCCTTGCATACCGAAGGATGCCTATGACAGGATAAAATTCCAAAAAGTTGAGAATACCGGAGTTCGGGAAGAATCAAGTTTAAGAGATGGTGTTGATGTATCTTTAAGTGTTAGTTCTTTTGAGCCAGACAAATTAATTGACTATATGAAAGAATTAGCGGAGTCTCCATACAGTGGGGGTGATCGAATCGACCTTGTGATTGCTAAAGCTCAATTGTTGGCATTCTATCGTTTAAAAGGTTATCATCAGCTGCCTGAATCCCAATTTTCTGAGGAGAAAAGGCTCGAGGTAGTTGACTGTGCTACTCCTATGGATACGGATGGTGAGCAAAAATCCGAGGCTTCGAAGTCTCGGAGACGATCTTACCTTAAACGGAAGCATAATCTGAAGGATGGATTGTATCCTAGTAAAAAGGAGAGAAGCTTGTCCGAATTAATGAGTGAGACATTTGATTCTCCTGATGGTGAAATCGGGTCTGATGTGATAGGTAATAAGCCCCCTTCATCATCATTTGGCAAGAAAAGAAAAGCCATTGATTCCTCGGAAGACTCTGTGATGCAGGAAGGGAGGAAGACATCTAAAGGGTCTCTAAGCACACCTCATTTCCCGAAGCCTTCCTTTAAGATCGGTGAGCGTATCAGTAGAGCTGCAAGCCAAATGACTGGATCCCCGTCGATTCTAAAGTCCAGTGGTGATAGGTTACAGAAGCTTGATGGTGGCTGTGAAACTCCTGCCACGTGTGGATATGATGTTCCCATTGATAATCTTGAGGATGCAGAGCGAAAGAGGATGGGTATTTTGACTGAATATTCATCACTTGACGAGTTGTTGTTGCAACTTCACTTGGCAGCATGTGATCCAATGAAAGGTTACAGTtctcttaatattattattagctTCTTCTCAGATTTCAGAGATTCGATAGTTCTGGATCGACTTTCCAGGGACAAAGCAGTTGGCCAAAGGAAGAAGTCACCAAATTCTATCATTGGTTTTTCAGAAACTTTTGAGTTTGAGGACATGAGTGACACTTATTGGACTGACAGAATAGTCCAAAATGGTTCCGAGGAGCAGCCATCAGTTGGTACTGATAGGGGACAATATCAATTTGTGCCTGTCGAATTAGATAAACCAATTCAAAAAGTCCGTAAGTCTCGAAAGCGGTATTCTGATACCAGTCATGATTTGACAGCACAGAAACCCCCTGGCTACGTCGATGAGAAGGCCCCAGCGGAAATTGTTATGAGCTTTCCTGAGATCAATTCTGTTCCTTCTGAAACAAAGCTAAATAAGATGTTCAAGCACTTTGGACCATTAAAGGAATCCGAGACAGAAGTAGATTGCGAAACCAGCCGTGCCAGAGTTGTTTTTAGAAGATCATCTGATGCAGAAGTTGCTTACAATAGTGCCAGGAAATTCAACATCTTTGGGCTGGTGTCTGTAACTTATCAACTCAACTACACTATTTCTGAATCATTCAAAGCTTCGTTGTATGCTCCAACCCTAGCTGAGGAGAATCCATTCATTGCTTCAGCCCCTTGTGGGGACCATGCACTTATTGCCCCAAGCCTAGGTGAGGAAGCTTCATTCATGGTTTCAACCCTTGGTGAGGAAACTTTACCCATCGCTAGTACATTCCATGAGGAACCTTGGTTCATAGCCTCAACTACAGGTGAGGATACTTTGGCCATTCCCACTACCTTAGCTGATGGAGCTTCGGATGTTGCTACAACCATGTATGAGAAAACATTGCCTGTTACAACGACTGCAGGTGTGGAAACAATGGCTGATGCTACCATTATTGTTGACAAAACCTTTACTGTTGCCACAACTGTAGGCGAACAATCTTTGCCTGTTTTCACAACCATTGATGAGCAAACGTCAACTGCTGCTGCAAGCTTGGTTGACGAAGCTTCATTTTCCCATTTAACTTTGAGCAAAAGAACTTCGACTCTGACCGCAACCTTGGGTGATCAAACTTCAAGCATTGCTACCTTCCATCCAGAAATTCCTAGTGTTCCTGCAACTGTGGGTGAAGAAACTTGTAGCATTCCCGCACCCTCGGCTGAAGAAACTCGTATTCTTCCAAACTTGGATGCAGAAACTCCTATCCATCCTGTGACCTTGGCAGAGGAAACCCCTAGTATTTCTAGAACCTTGGGCGAAGATACTCCATCTGTCCCTGCAGCCTCCAATGAAGAAGCTCCGGTAGGTACTCTGATCTTCAGTGGAGGAACTCACACCCTTCCTGGAAAATTGGTTCCCACAACCTTGTGTGAGGAAACAACCATGCCTGCAACGTTAGGTCAAGAAACTCCTACCCTTCCTGCAGCATTGGGTGAAGAAGCTCATAGTATTCCCTCAACCTCGAGTGACGAAAATCGTGGCATTCCAACTAACTTGGATGAAGAAACTCCTACTGATCCTGTGACCTTGGCAGAGGAAAGCCCCAGTATTCCTGAAACCTTGGATGAAGAAACTCCATCTGTTCCTCCAACATTCAGTCAAGAAACTCCAGCTGTTCCTCCGTCATACAGTGAAGGAACTACTATTCCTCCTTCCTTCAATGAGGAAACTCCTACTGTTCCTGTAACATTGGGTCCAGAAACTCTAACCACTTCTACCGCCACGAGTGAGGAAACTGCAAAGATTCCTGCGACCTCAGGTGAGGAAACTACAAGTGCTCCTGTGACCCTGCATGAGGAAACTCTGGCTATTCCGACAACTTTGGATGAGGGcagtccaacaatgaccacaaaatTGGATGAGGAAACTCCAACCAGTCCCACAAACTTAGCTGAGGAAACTTTGACTACTCCCACATCCTCCGGTGTGGAAGCTTCAACAGTTCTCACAACTAACAGTGAGGAAACATCTGCTGTTTCTACAACTACGGAAATGGAAACTTTACCCCCTGCGGGTGCTGAAAGTGTAGAACCTGCAACTTAA